ATGGTCGTGCCGGTCCAGGCCAGCACGCCGGGCGCGGAGACCGCCATGAGGACCGACCGGATCGGCATCCCGCCCGCCTTCCAGTCGAACCGGCTGCCGACTTCGAGCGGTCCGTGCAGCGCGGTGCGCGCCACGTCCGGATTCCAGTCCGGCCACGACGCGATGTCGGCCAGGACGGACCACACCGACTCCGGCGGCGCCGCGATGAACACCGACGCCGCAGCCTGCACCGGGGCGGCGCGGTCGATCTCCGGCGTGGCCGCGGATTGGTCTTCGCGATTCATTTCGGCTCCCTTCGCGCAGGTGCCGGTCAACAAGCGGGTCAGGCCCCGGACTTGCGCCGGATCACCACGTGCGTGGCCTTCTCCGAGGCGACCGACTCAACGCACCGGTAGCCCAGGGCCCGCATGTCGACGCCCTCGAACAGCCGCTCGCCGCGGCCGAGCAGGTACGGCGAGACCGCCAGGTGCATCTCGTCGATGAGGCCCGCCCGCAGATACTGCTGGATCGTCTGGGGCCCGCCGCCGATGCGCACGTCCCGGTCGCCCGCGGCTTCACGCGCCCGGGCGAGCGCGTCGTGGATGCCCCCGGTCACGAAGTGGAACGTGGTGCCCCCCTCCATTTCCAGGGTCGGACGGTCGTGGTGGGTCAGGATGAAGACCGGCACGTGGTAGGGCGGGTTGTCGCCCCACCAACCCTTCCACGCGTGGTCGGGCCAGGGGCCGCGCAGCGGAGCGAACATGTTCCGCCCCAGGATCCAGGCGCCGATGTTCGTGAAGCCCCGCTGCGCGAAGCCATCGTCGACGCCCTCCGAACCCGCGTCGTTGCCGAACAGCGTGCGCTGGAACGTGCGGGTGG
This genomic stretch from bacterium harbors:
- a CDS encoding SRPBCC family protein; translation: MNREDQSAATPEIDRAAPVQAAASVFIAAPPESVWSVLADIASWPDWNPDVARTALHGPLEVGSRFDWKAGGMPIRSVLMAVSAPGVLAWTGTT
- a CDS encoding dihydrofolate reductase gives rise to the protein MSRVRVESFSISLDGYGAGPDQDLEHPLGVGGTDLHQWFLPTRTFQRTLFGNDAGSEGVDDGFAQRGFTNIGAWILGRNMFAPLRGPWPDHAWKGWWGDNPPYHVPVFILTHHDRPTLEMEGGTTFHFVTGGIHDALARAREAAGDRDVRIGGGPQTIQQYLRAGLIDEMHLAVSPYLLGRGERLFEGVDMRALGYRCVESVASEKATHVVIRRKSGA